Proteins encoded together in one Lysinibacillus sp. FSL K6-0232 window:
- the brnQ gene encoding branched-chain amino acid transport system II carrier protein produces MTNKISPFQILAIGFMLFAMFLGAGNVIFAPIVGQQAGTNTPIAMLGFLITGVGLVLLAIIALNKGGGTVESLANRVSTKFSVVFCILIFLALGPFYVLPRTTSVVYEIGLRQLLPSGGNHGTYLAIFSVIFFAVTIYLSWETSKFIDRLGKVATPIFMVILVLIVGKSIITPMGSANAPVIGGDYETTMDAFLKGFTQGYFTMDVLAAFVFGGIFIKSIEALNLKSQKEVSKVFFQAGVITVIGLIALQVSMAWIGVSSVDSVGYVSNGGELIALASKSLFGQLGLYLIGIVIFLTGITTNVACLAAPAEYFSRVIPSVSYKKWLIIFSLFGVVFTNFGLTKILSITSPVLMLLYPIAITLIILIFTDKLFGGAQSVYIGAMVGTTFVAILDALQDAKFMVEEIDSTFSFIPLFTSDAGWIITGLLGAIIGYFFKNNKQNENIVQGDNKATN; encoded by the coding sequence ATGACGAATAAAATATCTCCATTTCAGATTTTAGCAATCGGCTTTATGTTATTTGCGATGTTTTTAGGTGCAGGGAATGTTATTTTTGCACCAATTGTAGGACAGCAAGCAGGAACCAACACACCGATTGCGATGTTGGGCTTCTTAATTACAGGGGTAGGCTTAGTTCTTTTAGCAATTATTGCATTAAATAAAGGGGGCGGAACGGTAGAAAGTTTAGCAAATCGTGTTTCAACAAAATTCTCCGTTGTTTTTTGTATTTTAATTTTCCTTGCATTAGGACCTTTCTATGTACTTCCACGTACAACATCGGTTGTGTATGAAATTGGATTACGTCAATTGTTACCAAGCGGTGGGAACCATGGAACATATTTAGCAATTTTTTCAGTTATCTTTTTTGCTGTGACAATTTATTTGTCTTGGGAAACATCTAAATTTATTGACCGTTTAGGAAAAGTTGCAACACCTATTTTTATGGTCATTTTAGTTTTAATTGTTGGAAAATCCATTATTACACCGATGGGTTCTGCCAATGCACCTGTGATAGGAGGCGATTATGAAACAACAATGGATGCCTTCTTAAAAGGCTTCACACAAGGCTATTTCACGATGGACGTACTAGCTGCCTTTGTATTTGGTGGTATCTTTATTAAATCAATTGAAGCACTGAATTTAAAATCACAAAAGGAAGTTTCAAAAGTGTTCTTCCAAGCAGGTGTTATTACAGTTATTGGTCTAATCGCTTTACAGGTATCTATGGCTTGGATTGGTGTATCAAGTGTAGACTCAGTTGGCTATGTGTCAAATGGTGGAGAGCTTATTGCTTTAGCATCAAAATCATTATTTGGACAACTTGGTCTTTATCTAATTGGGATTGTTATTTTCTTAACAGGAATTACAACAAACGTAGCATGTTTAGCCGCACCTGCGGAATATTTTAGCCGTGTTATTCCAAGTGTTTCATATAAAAAATGGTTAATTATTTTTTCATTATTTGGTGTTGTATTTACAAATTTCGGTTTAACAAAAATCTTATCAATAACTTCACCAGTATTAATGCTTTTATATCCAATTGCAATTACGTTAATTATCTTAATTTTCACAGATAAATTATTTGGTGGTGCACAAAGCGTTTATATCGGTGCGATGGTAGGCACAACATTTGTCGCAATTTTAGATGCATTGCAAGATGCGAAATTTATGGTAGAGGAAATTGATTCAACATTTTCTTTCATTCCATTATTTACATCAGATGCAGGTTGGATAATTACAGGATTATTAGGTGCAATTATTGGCTATTTCTTTAAAAATAATAAACAAAATGAAAATATTGTACAAGGTGATAACAAAGCAACAAACTAG